The proteins below are encoded in one region of Pseudomonas putida S13.1.2:
- the peaA gene encoding quinohemoprotein amine dehydrogenase subunit alpha produces MKTTRLRRHAGKLALVAAALLSTQAMAAEQGPSLLQNKCMGCHIPEGNDTYSRISHQRKTPEGWLMSIARMQVMHGLQISDDDRRTLVKYLADKQGLAPSETDGVRYAMERRLNTVEHFDTQLSETCGRCHSGARVALQRRPAKEWEHLVNFHLGQWPSLEYQAQARDRDWLPIALQQVVPELARRYPLDNPAWAEWQQAKPKADVLQGQWAFSGHMLAKGDVRGVMSVSAGEGDTFKVEVKGAYADGTPFNGSGTAILYNGYEWRGNVKVGDTNLRQVFAALDGEMKGRMFEAEHDERGLDFAAAKEGKARLLAVQPAFIKAGGESEITLVGSGLDGKPDLGAGVEVTEVLEQTPTLVRVKARAAADAKPGQREVAVGALKGVNLAVYDKVEEVKVVPAFSIARIGENGASVPKVQGRFEAEAWGKDASGQPLRIGYLPATWKVEPFNERAVEDEDVKFAGQMQADGVFVPGGAGPNPERKMMTNNAGNLKVIATLADGGQTGEGHMIVTVQRWNNPPLP; encoded by the coding sequence TTGAAGACGACTCGACTCCGGCGGCATGCGGGCAAACTGGCGCTGGTCGCCGCCGCGCTGCTGAGCACCCAGGCCATGGCGGCCGAGCAGGGCCCGAGCCTGTTGCAGAACAAGTGCATGGGGTGCCATATCCCCGAAGGCAACGATACCTACAGCCGTATCAGCCACCAGCGTAAAACCCCGGAAGGCTGGCTGATGAGCATCGCCCGCATGCAGGTGATGCACGGCCTGCAGATCAGCGACGACGACCGTCGCACGCTGGTCAAGTACCTGGCCGACAAGCAGGGCCTGGCGCCCAGCGAAACCGATGGCGTGCGCTACGCCATGGAGCGCCGGCTGAACACGGTCGAGCATTTCGACACCCAGCTCAGCGAAACCTGTGGCCGTTGCCACTCCGGTGCCCGCGTCGCCTTGCAGCGCCGCCCGGCCAAGGAATGGGAGCACCTGGTCAACTTCCACCTCGGCCAGTGGCCGTCCCTCGAATACCAGGCCCAGGCGCGGGACCGCGACTGGCTGCCCATTGCCCTGCAGCAGGTGGTGCCGGAACTTGCCAGGCGCTACCCGCTGGACAACCCGGCCTGGGCTGAATGGCAGCAGGCAAAACCGAAGGCCGACGTGCTGCAGGGGCAGTGGGCGTTCAGCGGCCACATGCTGGCCAAGGGTGATGTGCGCGGTGTGATGAGCGTTTCGGCCGGGGAGGGCGACACCTTCAAGGTCGAGGTCAAGGGCGCCTATGCCGACGGTACACCGTTCAACGGCAGCGGCACGGCGATCCTGTACAACGGCTATGAATGGCGCGGCAACGTCAAGGTTGGCGACACCAACCTGCGCCAGGTGTTCGCGGCGCTGGATGGCGAAATGAAAGGCCGCATGTTCGAGGCCGAACACGACGAGCGTGGCCTGGACTTCGCGGCTGCCAAGGAAGGCAAGGCGCGCCTGCTGGCGGTGCAACCGGCATTCATCAAGGCCGGCGGCGAAAGCGAGATCACCCTGGTGGGCAGCGGCCTGGACGGCAAGCCCGACCTGGGTGCCGGGGTAGAAGTGACCGAAGTGCTGGAGCAGACCCCGACCCTGGTACGGGTCAAGGCCCGCGCGGCAGCCGACGCCAAGCCAGGGCAGCGCGAAGTTGCAGTGGGCGCGCTTAAAGGCGTGAATCTGGCGGTGTACGACAAGGTCGAGGAAGTGAAAGTCGTGCCGGCGTTCTCCATTGCCCGCATCGGCGAAAACGGCGCTTCGGTGCCGAAGGTGCAGGGCCGTTTCGAGGCCGAAGCCTGGGGCAAGGATGCCAGTGGCCAGCCGCTGCGCATCGGCTATCTGCCGGCCACCTGGAAGGTCGAGCCGTTCAATGAGCGTGCGGTCGAGGACGAAGACGTCAAGTTCGCCGGGCAGATGCAGGCCGACGGGGTGTTCGTGCCAGGCGGTGCCGGCCCCAACCCTGAACGCAAGATGATGACCAACAACGCTGGCAACCTGAAGGTTATCGCCACCCTGGCCGACGGTGGCCAGACCGGCGAAGGGCACATGATCGTCACCGTTCAGCGCTGGAACAACCCACCGCTGCCGTAA
- the qhpC gene encoding quinohemoprotein amine dehydrogenase subunit gamma, with protein MKHLKPLNNKARILEQAAAEDRIEEVMAMSAVAGCTATTDPGWEVDAFGGVSSLCQPMEADLYGCSDPCWWPAQVPDMMSTYQDWNAQATNSADDWRNLGTVFPKDK; from the coding sequence ATGAAGCACTTGAAGCCCCTGAACAACAAGGCGCGCATCCTTGAGCAGGCCGCTGCCGAAGACCGCATCGAAGAAGTCATGGCCATGAGTGCGGTGGCCGGCTGCACGGCCACAACCGACCCGGGTTGGGAAGTGGATGCCTTTGGTGGCGTGAGCTCGCTGTGCCAGCCGATGGAGGCCGACCTGTATGGCTGCTCCGACCCTTGCTGGTGGCCGGCCCAGGTGCCGGACATGATGAGCACCTATCAGGACTGGAACGCCCAGGCGACCAACTCGGCGGATGACTGGCGCAACCTGGGCACTGTGTTCCCGAAAGACAAGTGA
- a CDS encoding aldehyde dehydrogenase family protein, which translates to MLSDLPILPATRAFLERKLKMRIGADWQDAASGRTLSFRNPATGEVLGEVPAADAEDVDRAVRAARQAFDDSPWSRLRPRERQNLLWRLADLMERDARQLAELECLNNGKSAAVAQVMDVQLAIDFLRYMAGWATKIEGSTVEASMPLMPNDQFHGFVRREAVGVVGAIVAWNFPLLLACWKLGPALATGCTIVLKPADETPLSVLKLAELVDEAGYPAGVFNVVTGTGLNAGAALSRHPGVDKLTFTGSTEVGKLIGKAAMDNMTRVTLELGGKSPTIVMPDANLQEAAAGAATAIFFNQGQVCCAGSRLYVHRKHFDNVVADIAGIANGMKLGNGLDPAVQMGPLISAKQQDRVTGYIELGRELGATIACGGEGFGPGYFVKPTVIVDVDQRHRLVQEEIFGPVLVAMPFDDIDEVIGMANDNPYGLGASIWSNDLAAVHRMIPRIKSGSVWVNCHSALDPALPFGGYKMSGVGREMGAAAIDHYTELKSVLIKL; encoded by the coding sequence ATGCTTTCCGATCTGCCCATCCTGCCCGCCACCCGCGCCTTTCTCGAGCGCAAGCTGAAGATGCGCATCGGCGCCGACTGGCAGGACGCCGCCAGCGGCCGCACACTGTCGTTCCGTAACCCGGCCACCGGCGAAGTGCTGGGTGAAGTGCCCGCCGCCGACGCCGAGGATGTCGACCGCGCCGTGCGCGCGGCACGCCAGGCCTTCGACGATTCGCCGTGGAGCCGCCTGCGCCCACGCGAACGGCAGAACCTGCTGTGGCGCCTGGCCGACCTGATGGAGCGCGACGCCCGCCAGCTGGCCGAGCTGGAATGCCTGAACAACGGCAAGAGCGCCGCCGTGGCCCAGGTGATGGACGTGCAACTGGCCATCGACTTCCTGCGTTATATGGCCGGCTGGGCTACCAAGATCGAGGGTAGCACCGTCGAAGCCTCCATGCCGTTGATGCCCAACGACCAGTTCCACGGCTTCGTGCGCCGTGAGGCTGTCGGCGTGGTCGGCGCCATCGTCGCCTGGAACTTCCCGCTGCTGTTGGCCTGCTGGAAGCTCGGCCCGGCCCTGGCCACCGGCTGCACCATCGTGCTCAAGCCCGCCGATGAAACCCCACTGAGCGTGCTGAAGCTGGCTGAGCTGGTGGACGAAGCTGGCTACCCGGCAGGCGTGTTCAACGTGGTGACCGGCACCGGCCTGAATGCCGGCGCCGCGCTCAGCCGCCACCCTGGCGTAGACAAGCTGACCTTCACCGGTTCCACCGAGGTTGGCAAACTGATCGGCAAGGCGGCCATGGACAACATGACACGGGTCACCCTGGAGCTGGGCGGCAAGTCGCCAACCATCGTCATGCCCGACGCCAACCTGCAGGAAGCCGCTGCCGGCGCAGCCACCGCGATCTTCTTCAACCAGGGCCAGGTGTGTTGCGCAGGCTCGCGGCTGTATGTGCACCGCAAGCACTTCGACAACGTGGTGGCCGACATCGCCGGCATCGCCAACGGCATGAAGCTGGGTAACGGGCTGGACCCGGCCGTGCAAATGGGCCCGTTGATCTCGGCCAAGCAGCAGGACCGCGTCACCGGGTATATCGAGCTTGGCCGCGAACTGGGTGCGACCATTGCCTGTGGCGGCGAAGGCTTTGGGCCGGGTTACTTCGTCAAACCCACGGTGATCGTCGATGTCGACCAGCGCCACCGCCTGGTGCAGGAAGAAATCTTCGGGCCGGTGCTGGTGGCGATGCCGTTCGATGACATCGACGAAGTGATCGGTATGGCCAACGACAACCCCTATGGCCTGGGCGCGAGCATCTGGTCCAACGACCTGGCTGCGGTGCACCGCATGATCCCGCGTATCAAGTCGGGTTCGGTGTGGGTCAACTGCCACAGCGCGCTGGACCCGGCGCTGCCATTTGGTGGCTACAAGATGTCTGGCGTGGGTCGTGAGATGGGCGCAGCGGCCATCGACCACTACACCGAGCTCAAGTCAGTGCTGATCAAGCTCTGA
- the peaB gene encoding quinohemoprotein amine dehydrogenase maturation protein encodes MGALLNLVERNLHEVQVDADRMLFHIPSSSLFTADAVTGGIIDTLRQQGCSAEELMQRLGQQFAGSDIQDTLRELIALELVSDGSPLTPEIALKRVERTALNTVVLNVNTGCNLSCTYCYKEDLDKPSAGKKMSTATAEASVEMLLKESPDEERYSVVFFGGEPLSNRPLIEHMVAYCERRFAEAGKQVEFIMTTNATLLTEEIVDWLNAHRFGLSISIDGPKTVHDRNRITVGGQGTYDVVRRKADMLLSRYNSRPVGARVTLTRGITDIETIWNHLFNEMGFAEVGFAPVTSGDMAAFNLTGEELVEVFANMKALGRRYLDAALEHRNIGFSNLHQLITDIHEGHKKALPCGAGLKMLAVDHEGELNLCHRFTGSSLPTFGNVHQGVKQVELNDFLSQRLDRSNTGCESCRIRNLCSGGCYHESYARYGDPQHPTYHYCELMRDWVDFGIEVYSRIMAANPAFIDRYITPRKAH; translated from the coding sequence ATGGGCGCACTACTGAATCTGGTCGAACGCAACCTGCATGAAGTGCAGGTAGATGCCGACCGCATGCTGTTCCATATCCCCAGCAGCTCGCTGTTCACCGCCGACGCGGTGACTGGGGGCATCATCGACACCTTGCGCCAGCAAGGCTGTTCGGCCGAGGAGCTGATGCAGCGCCTGGGCCAGCAGTTTGCCGGCAGCGATATCCAGGACACCCTGCGCGAGCTGATCGCGCTGGAACTGGTCAGTGACGGCTCGCCGCTAACCCCGGAAATTGCCCTCAAGCGGGTCGAGCGCACTGCGCTGAATACCGTGGTGCTCAACGTCAACACTGGTTGCAACCTGAGCTGTACCTATTGCTACAAGGAAGACCTGGACAAGCCGTCCGCTGGCAAGAAGATGAGCACCGCCACCGCCGAAGCCTCGGTGGAAATGCTGCTCAAGGAATCGCCTGACGAGGAACGTTACAGCGTGGTGTTCTTCGGTGGCGAGCCCTTGTCCAACCGGCCGTTGATCGAACATATGGTGGCCTACTGCGAGCGGCGTTTCGCCGAGGCGGGCAAACAGGTGGAGTTCATCATGACCACCAATGCCACCTTGCTGACCGAAGAGATCGTCGACTGGCTCAATGCCCACCGCTTCGGCCTGTCGATCAGCATCGACGGCCCCAAGACCGTGCACGACCGCAACCGCATCACGGTGGGCGGGCAGGGTACCTATGACGTGGTGCGGCGCAAGGCCGACATGCTGTTGTCGCGCTACAACAGTCGCCCGGTGGGGGCGCGGGTGACCTTGACCCGCGGCATCACCGATATCGAGACCATCTGGAACCACTTGTTCAACGAAATGGGCTTTGCCGAAGTCGGCTTTGCCCCGGTCACCTCCGGCGACATGGCGGCCTTCAACCTCACCGGCGAAGAACTGGTTGAGGTCTTCGCCAACATGAAGGCGCTGGGCCGCCGTTACCTGGACGCAGCGCTGGAACACCGCAACATCGGTTTCTCCAACCTGCACCAGCTGATCACCGACATTCACGAAGGCCACAAGAAGGCCCTGCCATGCGGTGCCGGGCTGAAAATGCTGGCGGTGGACCATGAAGGCGAGCTGAACCTGTGCCACCGCTTCACCGGCTCCAGCCTGCCGACCTTCGGCAACGTGCACCAGGGTGTGAAGCAGGTGGAGCTCAACGACTTCCTCTCACAGCGCCTGGACCGCAGCAACACCGGCTGCGAGAGCTGCCGCATCCGCAACCTGTGCTCCGGTGGCTGCTACCACGAAAGCTACGCCCGCTACGGCGACCCGCAGCACCCGACCTACCACTATTGCGAACTGATGCGCGACTGGGTCGACTTCGGCATCGAAGTCTACAGCCGCATCATGGCCGCCAACCCGGCCTTCATCGACCGCTACATCACCCCGCGGAAGGCGCACTGA